A single window of Pyrus communis chromosome 10, drPyrComm1.1, whole genome shotgun sequence DNA harbors:
- the LOC137748519 gene encoding uncharacterized protein has translation MNTRVRANLQTMKAAAAMNHDINKKEKKMETQKSRAMGTDRTAINRRKSNRERKMALQKDVDKLKKKLRHEENVHRALERAFTRPLGALPRLPPYLPPHTLELLAEVAVLEEEVVRLEEQVVNFRQGLYQQAVYLSSKSSVETLNDSIEQTPIQGSKHQRSKSLSHNEFMSAASASRLQPSLARCASSRRMMSTDHIVSDRTGNCSTRQVNGKQTPRKPNSFTPIAEDGRGKENWLCPNAAKDKQSPDKKTAKIVTPVKKSRMKHESVAKSSDSLKLEPECRLVDQERIHESSSSSSDDRVLEADNTPNKVSEDIVKCLSSIFVRMSSLKDKVEELGSSRSTLSAHASNGETGFRDPYGICLEFRDIDVGPYKHLRSIDIGSIDLNRTTSALILMHRLKFLLGKLATVSLEGLNHQQKLAFWINTYNSCMMKAFLEHGIPETPEMVVALMQKATIGVGGHPLNAITIEHFILRLPYHLKFTCPKAAKNDEMKARSIFGLEWSEPLVTFALSCGSWSSPAVRVYSAAHVEEELEAAKREYIQAAVGISRTNKLIIPKLLDWYLLDFAKDLESLVDWICMQLPNELRNEAVQCLERRGRDEPISQLVQIMPYNFTFRLLLQK, from the exons atgaataCCAGAGTACGCGCTAATCTGCAGACCATGAAAGCTGCTGCTGCTATGAACCATGATATTAATAAA aaggagaagaaaatggagaCTCAGAAGAGCAGAGCAATGGGAACTGATAGAACTGCAATCAATCGGCGTAAATCGAACCGAGAACGAAAAATGGCATTGCAGAAAGAT GTTGATAAGCTGAAGAAGAAGCTCAGACATGAAGAGAATGTCCACAGAGCATTGGAAAGGGCTTTTACAAGACCATTGGGTGCTCTGCCTCGTCTTCCTCCTTATCTCCCTCCACAT ACATTAGAACTTCTGGCTGAAGTAGCTGTTTTGGAAGAGGAGGTTGTTCGGCTCGAAGAACAGGTTGTTAATTTTCGACAAGGCCTATATCAGCAGGCCGTGTATCTGTCCTCCAAGAGTAGTGTCGAAACTTTGAATGATTCGATTGAGCAGACCCCGATTCAAGGCTCTAAACATCAGAGGTCAAAATCTTTGTCACACAATGAGTTCATGTCAGCAGCATCAGCCAGCAGGCTTCAACCTTCTCTTGCTCGCTGTGCTTCGAGCAGAAGGATGATGTCCACTGATCATATCGTCTCTGATCGAACGGGGAATTGTTCTACCAGGCAAGTCAATGGAAAACAAACTCCCAGGAAACCCAATTCCTTCACACCTATTGCAGAAGATGGTAGAGGAAAAGAGAATTGGTTATGTCCTAATGCAGCGAAGGACAAGCAGTCTCCTGACAAGAAAACTGCTAAAATTGTAACCCCAGTGAAAAAATCTCGTATGAAACATGAATCCGTGGCAAAATCTTCGGACTCTTTGAAGTTAGAG CCAGAGTGCAGATTAGTAGACCAGGAAAGAATACATGAGAGTTCATCTAGTTCTTCGGATGATAGGGTTCTGGAAGCTGATAACACTCCTAACAAAGTGTCTGAGGACATTGTGAAGTGTTTGTCCAGCATTTTTGTGAGGATGAGCAGTTTGAAGGACAAGGTAGAGGAATTGGGAAGTTCTAGATCAACATTATCTGCTCATGCATCAAATGGAGAGACAGGGTTTCGAGATCCTTATGGTATTTGTTTGGAATTCAGAGACATAGACGTTGGCCCCTATAAACACCTCCGTTCAATTGATATTGGTTCGATTGATCTCAACAGAACAACAAGCGCGTTGATTCTGATGCACAGATTAAA GTTTCTACTTGGAAAGCTTGCCACAGTGAGTCTAGAAGGTCTTAACCATCAGCAAAAGCTTGCATTTTGgatcaacacttataattcctGCATGATGAAG GCATTTTTAGAGCATGGGATACCTGAGACTCCTGAAATGGTTGTAGCACTAATGCAAAAG GCAACAATAGGTGTCGGGGGGCACCCACTGAACGCAATTACAATCGAGCATTTCATTTTAAGACTGCCTTATCACTTGAAATTT ACATGTCCAAAAGCTGCGAAAAATGATGAGATGAAAGCTCGCAGCATTTTCGGATTAGAGTGGTCTGAACCCTTGGTTACATTTGCACTTTCGTGCGGAAGCTGGTCCTCCCCTGCA GTGAGAGTGTACTCAGCAGCTCATGTGGAAGAAGAGTTGGAAGCAGCAAAAAGGGAGTATATACAGGCAGCAGTTGGCATTTCAAGGACAAACAAACTGATCATCCCCAAGCTTTTGGATTGGTATTTACTCGATTTCGCAAAGGATTTGGAATCATTGGTGGACTGGATTTGCATGCAGCTACCAAATGAACTGAGAAATGAGGCAGTTCAATGCCTTGAAAGGAGGGGAAGAGACGAACCCATTTCACAGTTGGTGCAAATAATGCCATACAATTTCACCTTCAGGCTGCTCTTACAGAAATGA
- the LOC137748831 gene encoding uncharacterized protein, with the protein MESKTLAVTAQSRQLAVVNFRGLSHATKAFRLLVVLACTLVYLTTCGQCSGDGLQMLSKYDACGSYEGNLDVALADNFLGDASLDCGVPRTHFNIDRICTSSRLFCFPSTLPGFLGHKLKVADFGVSGKQSDDISSIGSTEDSKLTNNQSWSSDNGVFKLFNGGIVSCSLNSKEATKEFSSIQADRSNQNYLSSCRGSLLYQKSTNFRPNKNIEMTKFSSFTGSPSPHVEIRPAILDWGQKYMYFPSLAFLTVANTCNDTILHVYEPFSTDMQFYPCNFSGTTLGPGETASICYVYLPRWLGLSSARLILQTSAGGFLVQAKGFAIESPYGIHPLLGLDVSSRGRWSKNLSLFNSFDQIFHVEEVTAWISVSQEHTSHHAEATCSTEKLQGSDELGLLSVNERLVVSSGQVGLPFLAMRPLRNWEIGPHSSETIIEIDFSIESKGKIFGAICMQLLRPSEDKSDTIMLPFEAEVDGTATNDDLAGPISAYLEVLVPYSANETTAVAISLKNSAPYLLRLLEVTEVADSRTLQIKYIEGLLLFPGSETYVAVVACTEPHVELDGHCKLLIQTNDSSSSQIEIPCQDVIHICSRHWNDSTIEYEHQSESSESGDMQTDSSENGTRWPSPIKAMEAAEADELVLQNWKSQDTRSGMSVLTDHEVFFPMLQVGSHNSKWITVKNPSQEPVVMQLILNSGEIIDRCKSPDGLVQPPSSGSVVYNGSTSPSRYGFSIAENALTEAYVQPNGRASLGPVLFHPSNRCEWRSSALIRNNLSGVEWLSLRGFGGSLSLLLLEESEPVQSVEFNLSLQIPLNFSPPDMFRMEDVTHSCLRPLSRQLYAKNTGDLPLEVRRITVSGKECRMDGFMVQTCKGFALEPGESAKLLISYHTDFSAALVQRDLELVLNSGILVIPMKASIPLHMISICQKSVVWMRVKKYSSVVFLVVSLVFLVFWYTLPQVPAFCSDDCFCTSRKCSLVTSKSSSGKSSHVHNYRDGRFSVTGEINSLVKSVREDITSMQASSVGRYPDDQAGASEQERFAQHANQILQGHEQTNSLSDTTKNKATAFSLVSKSVSAGNPDELEASQPGNLTVKTGQEKGRRRKKRKGSGAKLTGVLEVSSSQSGNSTPSSPLSPVTSVTPKQTWPLSTDVSQAVEARNPFTQVAQQHFQKSHVFKSASKANLSQPEVSLKYCNNHPTFASQVQPPEPRKPPARPVLLPSATFPGSSRSAPNLACSTSFLASTSPISPHARAPGSKLCDRKIAEEEKARLGDEYTYDIWADHFPRLKLNGGRSKDVTSLTSSTTENDSNSFFVKGPQALMEKSPARSVSFFHQDGY; encoded by the exons GGGATTGTCACATGCAACCAAAGCATTCCGTTTACTTGTGGTTTTAGCATGCACCCTCGTTTACCTTACTACGTGTGGGCAATGCTCTGGGGATGGGTTGCAGATGTTATCGAAATATGATGCTTGTGGATCATATGAAGGTAATTTGGATGTGGCTTTGGCAGATAATTTTCTCGGTGACGCCAGTTTGGACTGTGGAGTTCCAAGAACCCACTTCAATATTGATAGGATTTGTACTAGCTCCCGTTTATTCTGCTTTCCATCAACATTACCTGGTTTCTTGGGGCATAAACTCAAAGTGGCTGATTTTGGAGTTTCGGGGAAACAGTCTGATGATATATCATCTATAGGATCAACTGAAGATAGCAAGTTGACAAATAACCAAAGTTGGTCATCAGACAATGGCGTGTTTAAGTTATTTAATGGAGGGATTGTTTCTTGTTCTTTGAACTCCAAAGAGGCTACTAAAGAGTTTTCATCCATTCAAGCTGATAGATCCAATCAAAACTATCTTTCTTCGTGTAGAGGATCTTTACTTTATCAGAAGAGCACAAATTTTAGGCCAAACAAGAACATTGAGATGACCAAATTTAGTTCTTTCACTGGTTCACCCTCACCCCACGTAGAAATTAGGCCTGCTATATTAGACTGGGGACAAAAGTATATGTATTTTCCGTCATTAGCTTTCTTAACTGTGGCAAATACATGCAATGACACCATTTTACATGTTTATGAGCCATTCAGTACTGACATGCAGTTCTATCCTTGCAACTTTAGTGGGACTACGTTAGGACCTGGTGAAACAGCTTCAATTTGTTATGTATATTTACCTAGATGGTTGGGCTTGTCCTCTGCTCGCCTAATTTTGCAGACAAGCGCAGGTGGTTTCTTGGTTCAGGCGAAAGGTTTTGCCATAGAGTCTCCTTACGGGATTCATCCTTTATTAGGCCTGGACGTTTCTTCCAGGGGAAGGTGGAGTAAGAATTTGTCGTTGTTTAACTCCtttgatcaaattttccatGTGGAGGAAGTAACAGCATGGATATCAGTGTCTCAGGAGCATACCTCCCATCATGCAGAGGCAACATGTAGTACTGAAAAACTTCAAGGTTCTGATGAACTTGGGTTGCTGAGTGTTAATGAACGTCTGGTTGTCAGTTCTGGCCAAGTTGGTTTGCCTTTTCTGGCCATGAGGCCCCTTAGGAACTGGGAGATTGGTCCACACAGCAGTGAAACTATCATAGAAATAGACTTCTCAATTGAATCGAAGGGAAAAATTTTTGGTGCAATTTGTATGCAGTTGCTAAGGCCTTCTGAGGACAAGTCTGATACTATTATGCTTCCTTTTGAGGCTGAAGTGGATGGAACAGCGACGAATGATGATCTTGCAGGACCTATCTCAGCATATCTTGAGGTTTTGGTCCCCTATTCTGCCAATGAGACTACTGCTGTTGCTATATCTCTGAAGAATTCTGCTCCTTACCTCTTGAGACTTCTTGAGGTTACTGAAGTTGCGGATAGTAGAACTTTGCAGATTAAGTACATTGAAGGCTTGCTACTTTTCCCTGGCAGTGAAACATATGTTGCTGTTGTTGCTTGTACTGAGCCACATGTTGAATTAGATGGACACTGTAAATTACTTATACAGACAAATGACTCAAGTAGCTCGCAGATTGAAATTCCTTGCCAGGATGTTATTCATATATGTTCAAGACATTGGAATGATTCCACCATTGAATATGAACATCAGTCTGAAAGTAGTGAATCTGGTGATATGCAGACAGACTCCTCTGAAAATGGCACGCGGTGGCCATCACCAATCAAG GCAATGGAGGCAGCAGAAGCAGATGAACTGGTGCTACAAAACTGGAAATCTCAAGATACCAGAAGTGGCATGTCTGTGCTAACTGATCATGAGGTATTCTTCCCAATGCTTCAGGTAGGAAGTCACAACTCTAAATGGATCACTGTAAAGAATCCTAGCCAAGAACCGGTAGTGATGCAGCTTATACTGAACTCAGGGGAGATTATTGATCGATGTAAGAGTCCAGATGGTCTTGTACAGCCTCCTTCATCTGGTAGTGTGGTTTATAACGGATCCACTTCTCCAAGTAGGTATGGGTTCTCAATAGCAGAAAATGCACTGACAGAGGCTTATGTTCAACCCAATGGTAGAGCATCTCTTGGACCAGTATTGTTTCACCCTTCAAATCGATGTGAATGGAGAAGTTCGGCCCTGATAAGAAACAATCTTTCTGGTGTGGAGTGGTTATCTCTGAGGGGATTTGGGGGGTCGCTATCCTTGCTTCTCCTTGAAGAGTCTGAGCCTGTTCAGAGTGTAGAATTCAACCTCAGTTTACAAATTCCTCTTAACTTTTCTCCTCCAGACATGTTTCGCATGGAAGATGTCACTCATTCTTGTTTACGGCCATTATCAAGGCAGCTCTATGCGAAGAATACAGGAGACTTGCCTCTGGAGGTTAGAAGAATCACAGTGTCTGGAAAAGAGTGCCGGATGGATGGGTTTATGGTACAAACTTGCAAAGGTTTTGCTCTTGAACCTGGAGAATCAGCAAAACTTCTGATATCATACCACACTGATTTTTCTGCAGCCTTGGTACAGCGGGATCTTGAGCTGGTCTTGAATTCTGGTATTCTGGTGATACCCATGAAGGCAAGCATCCCTTTGCATATGATCAGTATATGCCAGAAATCAGTGGTCTGGATGCGCGTTAAAAAATACTCCTCAGTAGTATTTCTTGTTGTCTCCTTGGTGTTTCTAGTATTTTGGTATACATTGCCCCAGGTACCCGCCTTTTGTTCCGATGACTGTTTCTGCACAAGCAGAAAATGTTCCTTGGTTACTTCTAAAAGTAGTTCAGGAAAATCGTCTCATGTGCATAACTATAGAGACGGTAGATTTTCTGTGACTGGTGAGATAAATAGTTTGGTAAAATCAGTTCGAGAAGATATAACCTCAATGCAGGCATCATCTGTTGGTAGGTATCCTGATGACCAGGCTGGTGCCTCAGAGCAGGAAAGATTTGCTCAACATGCAAATCAAATTCTTCAAGGTCATGAACAAACTAATTCTTTGTCAGATACAACAAAGAACAAAGCCACGGCCTTCTCATTGGTGTCTAAATCTGTGTCAGCTGGGAATCCCGATGAACTAGAAGCATCCCAACCTGGTAACCTCACAGTCAAAACTGGACAGGAAAAGGGTAGAAGGCGTAAGAAGAGAAAGGGTTCTGGTGCTAAGTTAACAGGAGTTCTTGAAGTTTCAAGTAGTCAAAGTGGAAATTCTACACCTTCATCACCCTTGTCTCCAGTCACATCTGTAACACCAAAACAGACCTGGCCGCTATCAACTGATGTGAGCCAAGCTGTGGAGGCCAGGAATCCATTTACTCAAGTGGCTCAACAACACTTCCAGAAGAGTCATGTCTTTAAATCTGCTTCTAAGGCAAACTTATCACAGCCCGAGGTCTCTCTAAAATATTGCAATAACCATCCAACTTTTGCTTCTCAAGTGCAACCACCAGAACCAAGAAAACCTCCGGCTAGACCTGTTTTGTTGCCTTCTGCCACCTTTCCTGGTTCCAGTAGGTCTGCACCTAATTTGGCATGCTCAACCTCTTTTCTGGCCTCAACCTCACCTATTTCTCCACATGCTAGAGCCCCTGGGTCCAAACTCTGTGATCGGAAAATTGCTGAAGAAGAAAAGGCTCGGCTTGGGGATGAATATACATATGATATCTGGGCTGATCATTTTCCTAGGCTTAAGTTGAACGGTGGTAGGTCAAAGGATGTCACTTCTCTGACCTCCAGCACTACAGAGAACGACTCTAATAGCTTCTTTGTAAAGGGTCCACAAGCCCTCATGGAAAAGTCTCCAGCGAGATCTGTAAGTTTTTTCCATCAAGATGgttattga